A genomic window from Pseudomonas marvdashtae includes:
- a CDS encoding YajG family lipoprotein has translation MLQRLLFGLIAVTSLTLVGCAHSPQQLNPEPKLNAQLAPVGRGQPVVVRVVDGRPSPTLGTRGGLYPETSVITVQGAQILPKLQAQAEAAVRLLGFTPTANAMNAPQLTVTLAELKYQSPKEGMYVTEATIGATFRSDVQNASRRYSGRYGASLDQRFGMAPNQDTNTKLVSDVLSDALTRLFKDPTIGQVLAE, from the coding sequence ATGTTGCAACGCCTGTTGTTCGGTTTGATCGCCGTGACCAGTCTGACCCTTGTCGGCTGTGCCCACAGCCCGCAACAACTTAACCCGGAACCCAAGCTCAACGCGCAACTGGCGCCGGTGGGTCGGGGCCAACCGGTGGTGGTGCGAGTGGTGGACGGTCGTCCGTCGCCAACCCTTGGCACGCGCGGTGGCCTGTACCCTGAGACCAGCGTGATCACGGTGCAAGGCGCGCAGATCCTGCCCAAGTTGCAGGCCCAGGCCGAGGCAGCCGTGCGTTTGCTGGGCTTCACGCCCACTGCGAACGCAATGAACGCGCCGCAACTGACCGTGACCCTGGCCGAGCTGAAATACCAGTCGCCCAAGGAAGGCATGTACGTGACCGAAGCGACGATTGGCGCGACCTTCCGCTCGGACGTGCAGAACGCCAGCCGCCGCTACAGCGGTCGCTACGGTGCTTCGCTGGACCAACGCTTCGGCATGGCGCCGAACCAGGACACCAACACCAAGTTGGTCAGCGATGTATTGAGCGACGCCCTGACTCGTCTGTTCAAGGACCCGACCATTGGTCAGGTGCTGGCTGAGTAA